From a single Sinomonas atrocyanea genomic region:
- a CDS encoding lytic transglycosylase domain-containing protein has product MSTSGTSGSAAAKPSLPLVAATTAVLPAVALSSLALAAPASAAAAASVAQSGALAGGAPSAAARAAVVPAAEVPAMVPSRLAPAKAAPPQKYTVRAGDTVTAIAGRFGLKVADVLSLNHLTPTTIIYPGQQLTLTGGTAPHAAAPSSAGDTSAQPASSGTYTIRPGDTLYGISARLKVPLGSLLSANGLSLTSIIYAGRTLKLPAAKAEPAAAITQASSGAPKPLVGDTFFGFKYPDAVVASANENKRLLNAAPVPSRAEMKQIVADTARRMGVDPALALAIAYQESGFSQRAVSPANAIGTMQLVPTSGEWASDLVGRKLNLMDPHDNATAGIAIIRALVRTSKDEDTAIAGYYQGQYSVAKHGMYKDTKQYVAAIRAHQKTFS; this is encoded by the coding sequence ATGAGCACGTCCGGAACCAGCGGAAGCGCTGCAGCCAAGCCCAGCCTTCCCCTCGTCGCGGCGACGACGGCGGTCCTCCCCGCCGTGGCCCTGTCCTCGCTCGCGCTCGCTGCGCCCGCATCGGCAGCGGCCGCCGCGTCCGTCGCCCAGTCCGGCGCCCTCGCAGGCGGCGCCCCGAGCGCCGCCGCGCGGGCCGCCGTCGTGCCCGCCGCGGAGGTGCCGGCGATGGTTCCCAGCAGGCTCGCACCTGCGAAGGCAGCGCCGCCGCAGAAGTACACGGTGCGTGCCGGGGACACGGTGACGGCGATCGCCGGACGGTTCGGGCTGAAGGTCGCGGACGTCCTGTCCCTGAACCACCTCACGCCGACCACCATCATCTACCCGGGCCAGCAGCTCACGCTCACCGGCGGGACGGCCCCGCACGCCGCCGCGCCGTCCTCCGCTGGCGACACGTCGGCCCAGCCGGCCAGCTCCGGCACCTACACCATCCGCCCGGGTGACACCCTCTACGGCATCAGCGCCCGTCTGAAGGTGCCGCTCGGGAGCCTGCTGAGCGCCAACGGACTCAGCCTCACGAGCATCATCTACGCGGGGCGGACGCTCAAGCTTCCGGCCGCCAAGGCAGAGCCGGCCGCCGCCATCACGCAGGCCTCGTCCGGCGCACCCAAGCCGCTCGTGGGCGACACCTTCTTCGGCTTCAAGTACCCCGATGCCGTCGTCGCCTCCGCCAACGAGAACAAGCGCCTCCTCAATGCCGCGCCGGTGCCGAGCCGGGCGGAGATGAAGCAGATCGTCGCCGACACCGCGCGGCGGATGGGCGTCGACCCGGCGCTGGCCCTGGCCATCGCCTACCAGGAGTCGGGATTCAGCCAGCGCGCCGTCTCCCCCGCCAACGCCATCGGGACGATGCAGCTCGTGCCCACCTCCGGAGAGTGGGCCTCGGATCTCGTCGGCCGCAAGCTCAACCTCATGGACCCCCATGACAACGCCACGGCCGGGATCGCCATCATCCGCGCCCTCGTGCGGACGAGCAAGGACGAGGACACCGCGATCGCCGGCTACTACCAGGGCCAGTACTCCGTGGCGAAGCACGGCATGTACAAGGACACCAAGCAGTACGTGGCCGCCATCAGGGCGCACCAGAAGACGTTCAGCTGA
- a CDS encoding Rv2175c family DNA-binding protein, with product MSDIENLVSEWLPLPDVAERLGLPVTKVHGLIDERALVAARVGERKIRSVPALFLDGDHVVDSLKGTIAVLADAGFSDEELIAWLFTPDESLRGRPIDALREGRKTEIRRRAQILAW from the coding sequence GTGAGTGATATCGAGAACCTGGTGTCTGAATGGCTGCCCCTCCCGGACGTCGCGGAGCGGCTCGGGCTGCCGGTCACCAAGGTGCATGGCCTGATCGACGAGCGCGCGCTCGTCGCCGCGCGCGTGGGCGAGCGCAAGATCCGCTCCGTCCCAGCGCTGTTCCTCGACGGGGACCACGTGGTGGACAGCCTCAAGGGCACGATCGCCGTCCTGGCGGATGCGGGCTTCAGCGACGAGGAGCTGATCGCCTGGCTCTTCACGCCGGACGAGTCGCTGCGCGGCCGCCCCATCGACGCCCTCCGCGAGGGCCGCAAGACCGAGATCCGGCGCCGCGCGCAGATCCTGGCCTGGTAG
- a CDS encoding polyprenyl synthetase family protein, with protein sequence MNEQRAGAAAGVEEEQARYREALEAELRSFLDRQRSVMAGVSADVDALMDAISGLVSGGKRLRALLGYWGWRGAGGAALAEEPVRAGAALELFQSAALIHDDIIDRSATRRGAPSVHERFTALHARSGWALDATRFGHAAAILTGDLCLSFSEEAFTAVGPAAGVGTPGRRIFNTMRAEVMAGQYLDILEEVAGPSRSRTEAVARAGTVIRYKSAKYSTEHPLGIGGALAGADEALLEAYSAFSLPLGEAFQLRDDVLGVFGDPRTTGKPAGDDLREGKRTMLVALALDTADGAAAAELERGLGRGDLDLDEVGRLRDIIASAGALEATERLIGRLADEAFAALARLDVDPVVRTALEALGRAAVQRAS encoded by the coding sequence GTGAACGAGCAGCGAGCGGGGGCCGCCGCCGGCGTCGAGGAGGAGCAGGCACGCTACCGGGAAGCCCTCGAGGCCGAGCTGCGCTCCTTCCTCGACCGCCAGCGGTCGGTGATGGCCGGGGTCTCGGCGGACGTCGATGCGCTCATGGACGCCATCTCAGGCCTCGTCTCGGGCGGCAAGCGCCTCCGCGCGCTGCTCGGCTACTGGGGGTGGCGCGGGGCCGGCGGGGCCGCGCTGGCCGAGGAACCGGTGCGCGCGGGCGCCGCCCTCGAGCTCTTCCAGTCAGCGGCCCTCATCCACGACGACATCATCGACCGCTCGGCCACCCGCCGCGGTGCGCCGAGCGTGCATGAGCGGTTCACGGCACTGCACGCCAGGTCGGGGTGGGCGCTCGATGCGACCCGCTTCGGCCACGCCGCCGCGATCCTCACGGGCGACCTGTGCCTGTCCTTCAGCGAGGAGGCCTTCACCGCGGTCGGGCCGGCGGCCGGGGTCGGCACTCCTGGGCGCCGGATCTTCAACACGATGCGGGCCGAGGTCATGGCCGGGCAGTACCTCGACATCCTCGAGGAGGTCGCCGGTCCGTCCCGTTCCCGGACGGAGGCTGTGGCCCGGGCGGGCACGGTGATCAGGTACAAGTCGGCGAAGTACTCCACCGAGCACCCGCTCGGCATCGGGGGGGCGCTCGCCGGAGCGGACGAGGCCCTGTTGGAGGCCTACTCCGCATTCTCGCTCCCGCTCGGCGAGGCGTTCCAGCTCCGCGACGACGTGCTCGGGGTGTTCGGGGACCCCCGCACCACCGGCAAGCCCGCCGGGGACGACCTCCGCGAGGGGAAGCGGACCATGCTCGTGGCGCTCGCGCTGGACACGGCCGACGGCGCGGCGGCGGCAGAGCTCGAACGCGGCCTCGGGCGGGGCGACCTCGATCTCGACGAAGTCGGCAGGCTGCGCGACATCATCGCCTCGGCCGGCGCCCTCGAGGCCACCGAGCGGCTCATCGGGAGGCTGGCCGACGAGGCCTTCGCGGCGCTCGCGCGGCTCGACGTCGATCCCGTGGTCCGCACTGCGCTCGAGGCCCTCGGCAGGGCCGCCGTGCAGCGGGCGTCCTGA
- the dinB gene encoding DNA polymerase IV codes for MGTDGDAPGEETLGQMRRRGVLHVDMDAFFVAVEQRERPELRGRRVIVGFPAERSVVLSASYEARAFGVSSAMPMAIALRRCPDAIVVEPRHHLYYEVSRQLMRLFADFTDLVEPLSVDEAFLDVSGAVRRLGAAPEQIAAQIKARIRSELGITASVGVASTKFVAKIASTRSKPDGLLVIRPEDTVPFLHSLPVGALWGIGGKTREVLGRLGIHTVGDLAQTPDSTLRRALGATGLQAKRLSWGIDERAVTPTREEKSIGAEETFAVDVSDDAALHAELLRLAHRVAGRLRGQGLAAGTVALKLRYTDFSTLARSHTLTVPTDGAQHLYSAGRQLLAALGPRPQAVRLLGLRGERLSRSAGAPRQLSLDRTEDNWRTAEEALDRVSERFGSGMVQPARLLGEPRPGLQRDGRTPRE; via the coding sequence GTGGGAACGGACGGTGATGCCCCCGGGGAGGAGACGCTGGGGCAGATGCGGCGCCGCGGCGTCCTGCACGTGGACATGGACGCCTTCTTCGTCGCCGTCGAGCAGCGCGAGCGGCCGGAGCTGCGCGGACGGCGCGTCATCGTCGGTTTCCCCGCCGAGCGCTCCGTGGTCCTGTCCGCCAGCTATGAGGCGCGCGCCTTCGGCGTCAGCAGCGCAATGCCGATGGCCATCGCGCTGCGCCGCTGCCCCGACGCGATCGTGGTCGAGCCCAGGCACCACCTCTACTACGAGGTGTCACGGCAGCTCATGCGGCTCTTCGCCGACTTCACGGATCTCGTCGAACCGCTGAGCGTCGACGAGGCCTTCCTCGACGTTTCCGGCGCGGTGCGGCGCCTCGGCGCGGCGCCCGAGCAGATCGCCGCCCAGATCAAGGCCCGGATCCGCTCGGAACTCGGCATCACCGCGTCGGTCGGGGTCGCCTCGACGAAGTTCGTGGCCAAGATCGCCTCGACCAGGTCCAAGCCGGACGGCCTTCTCGTCATCCGCCCCGAGGATACGGTGCCGTTCCTGCACTCCTTGCCGGTCGGGGCGCTGTGGGGGATCGGGGGCAAGACGCGGGAGGTCCTCGGCCGCCTCGGAATCCACACGGTCGGTGACCTCGCCCAGACTCCCGATTCCACGCTGCGGCGGGCGCTCGGGGCCACCGGCCTGCAGGCCAAGCGCCTGAGCTGGGGGATCGACGAACGGGCCGTGACGCCCACGCGCGAGGAGAAGAGCATCGGCGCGGAGGAGACGTTCGCCGTGGATGTCTCGGACGACGCCGCGCTGCACGCCGAGCTCCTGCGGCTCGCCCACCGCGTCGCGGGGCGCCTGAGGGGCCAGGGGCTCGCCGCAGGCACCGTCGCGCTCAAGCTCCGGTACACCGACTTCTCCACCCTCGCGCGCTCCCACACCCTCACGGTGCCGACCGACGGCGCCCAGCACCTCTACAGCGCGGGGCGCCAGCTCCTCGCGGCCCTCGGCCCGCGCCCCCAGGCGGTCCGGCTCCTCGGGCTGCGGGGAGAACGGCTCTCGCGGTCGGCGGGGGCGCCCCGCCAGCTCAGTCTCGACCGGACGGAGGACAACTGGCGGACCGCCGAGGAGGCCCTCGACCGGGTGTCGGAGCGATTCGGCTCCGGTATGGTCCAGCCGGCGCGCCTCCTCGGGGAGCCTCGTCCCGGCCTCCAGCGGGACGGCCGGACCCCGCGGGAGTGA
- a CDS encoding DUF3040 domain-containing protein produces MPLSEHEQKMLEQLEKQLHEEDPKFADSMGADALKTFSTKHIVLGVLGVIAGILVLLIGVSIQNIFVGVLGFLLMGGSVYYGTLRRPGRRLRAGSSKRTGGGFLRKLEAQWEERRRDEG; encoded by the coding sequence ATGCCTCTCTCGGAGCACGAACAGAAGATGCTGGAGCAGCTTGAGAAGCAGCTCCATGAAGAGGACCCCAAGTTCGCCGATTCCATGGGCGCCGATGCCCTCAAGACGTTCTCGACCAAGCACATCGTGCTCGGGGTCCTCGGCGTCATCGCGGGCATCCTCGTCCTCCTGATCGGGGTGAGCATCCAGAACATCTTCGTGGGAGTCCTCGGCTTCCTGCTGATGGGCGGGAGCGTCTACTACGGGACCCTCCGGCGCCCCGGACGGCGTCTGCGCGCCGGCAGCTCGAAGCGGACGGGCGGCGGGTTCCTCCGCAAGCTCGAGGCCCAGTGGGAAGAGCGGCGCAGGGACGAAGGCTGA
- the mraZ gene encoding division/cell wall cluster transcriptional repressor MraZ, giving the protein MLLGTYSPRLDEKGRLILPAKYRDELAEGLVLTRGQERCIYVFSQKEFERVHEQMREAPISSRQSRDYLRVFLSGASDEVPDKQGRVTIPQNLRKYAGLDRDLAVIGVGTRAEIWDAQAWEDYLSEKESAFSETDDDAIPGII; this is encoded by the coding sequence GTGTTGCTCGGTACGTATTCGCCGCGTCTGGACGAGAAGGGGCGACTCATCCTCCCGGCGAAGTACCGAGACGAACTGGCCGAGGGGCTGGTTCTGACCCGGGGCCAGGAGCGCTGCATCTACGTCTTCAGCCAGAAGGAATTCGAGAGGGTCCACGAGCAGATGCGGGAAGCCCCTATCTCCTCGCGTCAGTCGCGTGACTATCTCCGAGTCTTTCTGTCCGGAGCCTCCGACGAGGTGCCTGACAAGCAGGGGCGCGTGACGATCCCCCAGAACCTGCGCAAGTACGCGGGCCTGGACCGGGACCTGGCCGTGATCGGCGTAGGGACCCGGGCGGAGATCTGGGACGCCCAGGCGTGGGAGGACTACCTGTCCGAGAAGGAATCCGCCTTCTCGGAGACCGACGACGACGCCATACCCGGGATCATCTGA
- the rsmH gene encoding 16S rRNA (cytosine(1402)-N(4))-methyltransferase RsmH — MASDDQQDRPTSDRHVPVLLERCVTLLSGGVEAAIAAGRTPVVVDATLGMGGHSEAILTRFPTATLVGIDRDEQALALAGARLAPFGTRARLVHAVYDEIPEVLEELGLPGADGVLMDLGVSSMQLDERERGFAYSYDAPLDMRMDTSRGLTAADVVNTYSVEDLTRIIRSWGEEKFAGRIAKNIVAEREKQPFATTGQLVEAIRAVVPAAAARTGGHPAKRTFQALRIEVNEELDVLERAVPAAIGTLTLGGRIVVMSYHSLEDRIVKAALQSRSRSTAPPGFPVELEEHRPELKIITKGTEVPTEAEIAENPRAASARLRAAERIRARSGA, encoded by the coding sequence ATGGCGAGTGACGACCAGCAGGACAGGCCGACGTCCGACCGCCATGTCCCCGTCCTGCTCGAGCGCTGCGTCACGCTGCTGTCCGGCGGCGTCGAGGCGGCGATCGCCGCCGGGCGCACCCCCGTGGTGGTCGACGCGACGCTCGGCATGGGCGGCCACAGCGAGGCGATCCTCACGCGGTTCCCGACGGCGACGCTCGTCGGGATCGACCGGGACGAGCAGGCGCTCGCGCTCGCCGGCGCCCGGCTCGCCCCGTTCGGGACGCGCGCCCGGCTCGTGCACGCCGTCTACGACGAGATCCCCGAAGTGCTCGAGGAGCTCGGCCTGCCGGGCGCCGACGGCGTGCTGATGGACCTCGGCGTCTCCTCGATGCAGCTCGACGAGCGCGAGCGCGGATTCGCCTACTCCTACGACGCCCCGCTCGACATGCGCATGGACACGAGCCGCGGCCTGACGGCCGCGGACGTGGTCAACACCTACAGCGTCGAGGACCTCACCCGGATCATCCGCTCGTGGGGCGAGGAGAAGTTCGCCGGCCGGATCGCGAAGAACATCGTCGCCGAGCGCGAGAAGCAGCCGTTCGCGACCACCGGCCAGCTCGTCGAGGCCATCCGCGCGGTGGTCCCCGCGGCGGCTGCCCGGACCGGCGGCCACCCCGCCAAGCGCACGTTCCAGGCGCTGCGGATCGAGGTCAACGAGGAGCTCGACGTGCTCGAGCGTGCCGTCCCGGCCGCCATCGGCACCCTGACGCTCGGCGGCCGGATCGTGGTCATGAGCTACCACTCGCTCGAGGACCGCATCGTCAAGGCCGCCCTCCAGTCGAGGAGCCGTTCGACGGCGCCTCCGGGGTTCCCGGTGGAGCTCGAAGAGCACCGCCCGGAGCTGAAGATCATCACCAAGGGAACAGAAGTGCCGACGGAAGCCGAGATCGCGGAGAACCCCCGCGCAGCCTCGGCTCGCCTCCGCGCGGCGGAACGCATCAGGGCAAGGAGTGGAGCATGA
- a CDS encoding UDP-N-acetylmuramoyl-L-alanyl-D-glutamate--2,6-diaminopimelate ligase: MPTGRRSASPGGTQQDRQPAIRPARVDPVPLAEIAALLGLPEDGLEDAPAVTGVTLDSRSVVPGDVYFALPGASRHGADFARQAVEAGAVAIVTDPDGAQQLALSETSADVPVLVVDAPRAAVGGASALVYGTQRGGGGAGVALLGVTGTNGKTTTTYFANALLRALGHRTGLIGTIEISAGGEPIPSRLTTPESPEVHALLAVMREKGVSAASMEVSSHAIEFGRVDGVRYDVVGFTNLTQDHLDLHGTMGDYYAAKARLFTPERADRAVVTVDDAWGRRLAAEAPIPVTTLRTEAAGPADGTDTADWTVTDARRSGVGTAFELRHADGTALRVRSGLPGGFNVANAALATLLVLASGASAEEVQKALDTDPFTVEVPGRMQLVGTAPAAVVDFAHNPDALERALDAVRPEGAGRLIVVFGATGQRDQGKRPIMGAVAARGADVVVVTDDDPHDEDAGAIRAEVIAGARAEDAGQGLGRRIDEVAPRAAAIRHAVSLAGAEDVILVAGRGHESFQEVKGVNLALDDRLELRAALAEHGRPSCRTGRDSRLQARTH, translated from the coding sequence ATGCCCACGGGCAGGAGGAGTGCCTCCCCGGGGGGCACACAGCAGGACAGGCAGCCGGCCATCCGCCCGGCACGCGTCGACCCGGTGCCCCTGGCCGAGATCGCCGCGCTCCTCGGCCTCCCCGAGGACGGGCTCGAGGACGCCCCTGCGGTGACCGGCGTGACCCTCGACTCCCGCTCGGTGGTCCCGGGCGACGTCTACTTCGCGCTCCCCGGCGCCTCGCGCCACGGCGCCGACTTCGCCCGCCAGGCAGTCGAGGCCGGCGCGGTGGCCATCGTCACCGACCCTGACGGCGCCCAGCAGCTCGCACTCTCGGAGACCTCGGCCGACGTGCCCGTCCTCGTCGTGGACGCCCCGCGCGCGGCCGTGGGCGGTGCCTCGGCGCTCGTCTACGGCACGCAGCGCGGCGGGGGCGGAGCGGGCGTGGCCCTGCTCGGCGTGACCGGGACGAACGGCAAGACGACCACGACCTACTTCGCCAACGCCCTCCTGCGCGCCCTGGGCCACCGCACCGGGCTCATCGGGACGATTGAGATCTCGGCCGGGGGAGAGCCGATCCCGAGCCGTCTCACCACGCCCGAGTCCCCGGAGGTCCACGCCCTGCTGGCCGTGATGCGCGAGAAGGGCGTGAGCGCCGCCTCCATGGAGGTCTCCTCGCACGCCATCGAGTTCGGCCGCGTCGACGGGGTCCGCTACGACGTCGTCGGCTTCACCAACCTCACCCAGGACCACCTCGACCTCCACGGCACGATGGGGGACTACTACGCGGCGAAGGCGCGGCTCTTCACGCCCGAGCGCGCCGACCGTGCAGTCGTCACGGTCGACGACGCGTGGGGCCGCCGCCTCGCGGCCGAGGCGCCGATCCCGGTCACCACCCTGCGTACCGAGGCCGCCGGCCCCGCGGACGGGACGGACACCGCGGACTGGACCGTGACGGACGCCCGGAGGTCCGGCGTGGGCACCGCCTTCGAGCTGCGCCACGCCGACGGCACCGCTCTGCGGGTGCGCTCGGGGCTGCCCGGCGGGTTCAACGTGGCCAACGCCGCGCTGGCGACGCTCCTCGTCCTCGCCTCCGGAGCCTCGGCCGAGGAGGTCCAGAAGGCCCTCGACACCGACCCCTTCACCGTCGAGGTCCCCGGCCGCATGCAGCTCGTCGGCACGGCCCCTGCCGCGGTCGTGGACTTCGCGCACAATCCGGACGCCCTCGAGCGCGCCCTCGACGCGGTCCGTCCGGAGGGCGCCGGCCGCCTGATCGTCGTCTTCGGCGCCACCGGCCAGCGCGACCAGGGCAAGCGCCCCATCATGGGCGCAGTGGCCGCACGCGGCGCCGACGTCGTCGTCGTCACCGACGACGACCCGCACGACGAGGACGCCGGCGCCATCCGGGCCGAGGTCATCGCCGGCGCGCGCGCCGAGGACGCCGGGCAGGGGCTCGGCCGCCGTATCGACGAGGTCGCGCCCCGCGCCGCGGCCATCCGCCACGCGGTCTCGCTCGCCGGAGCGGAGGACGTGATCCTCGTCGCCGGACGCGGGCACGAGTCCTTCCAGGAGGTCAAGGGCGTGAACCTCGCCCTCGACGACCGCCTCGAGCTGCGCGCCGCCCTCGCCGAGCACGGCCGCCCCTCGTGCAGGACGGGCCGGGATTCCCGTCTGCAGGCGCGGACGCACTAG
- a CDS encoding UDP-N-acetylmuramoyl-tripeptide--D-alanyl-D-alanine ligase, whose amino-acid sequence MIEFTAAQIAEITGGRLLADPAIVPTTVVTDSREAAPGSLYVAKPGEHADGHAFVGAAFSAGATLALCEHEVADDDGAPYPCVVVPDAVLAMGALAAAAVARIRAARAERGEEFTVVGITGSAGKTTTKDLLAGIFRSTAAGSATPAATVAPQGSYNGEVGVPLTVFRADFTTRYLVVEMGATGIGHIRYLAQMVRPDIGVVLIVGTAHAGEFGGVENIAKAKGEMVEALAPEGTAVINLDDPRVRAMESRTQAKPVFFTAHPETAGAYAQRGTVVAAHGATVDAGGSPVFELSVGAQAPVHVASRLIGAHHTGNLLAAAAAAHAAGVPVAEIAESLSAQGPGSRWRMQRTERADGVTVINDAYNANPESMRAALQTLADLGRGRRTWAVLGAMLELGDESIAAHTAVGTLVVRLNIDRLVVVGREARPLYVSAVNEGSWGNETSFVEDVDAAYALLDEELAPGDLVLVKSSNGVGLGALGDRIALPQQPATADIQERS is encoded by the coding sequence ATGATTGAGTTCACAGCGGCGCAGATCGCCGAGATCACGGGCGGGCGCCTCCTCGCAGACCCCGCCATCGTCCCCACCACCGTCGTGACCGACTCGCGCGAGGCGGCCCCCGGCTCCCTCTACGTGGCCAAGCCCGGCGAGCACGCCGACGGGCATGCCTTCGTCGGTGCGGCCTTCAGCGCCGGCGCGACCCTCGCCCTGTGCGAGCACGAGGTCGCCGATGACGACGGCGCGCCCTACCCGTGCGTCGTCGTGCCCGACGCGGTGCTCGCGATGGGCGCCCTGGCCGCCGCCGCGGTGGCCCGCATCCGCGCGGCCCGCGCCGAGCGCGGCGAGGAGTTCACCGTCGTCGGGATCACCGGGTCGGCCGGCAAGACCACGACCAAGGACCTGCTCGCCGGGATCTTCCGTTCCACCGCCGCCGGCTCGGCGACCCCCGCCGCGACGGTCGCCCCGCAGGGCTCGTACAACGGCGAGGTCGGCGTGCCGCTGACCGTCTTCCGCGCGGACTTCACCACCCGGTACCTCGTGGTCGAGATGGGCGCCACGGGCATCGGCCACATCCGCTACCTCGCCCAGATGGTCCGCCCCGACATCGGGGTCGTGCTGATCGTCGGCACAGCGCACGCGGGCGAGTTCGGCGGCGTCGAGAACATTGCGAAGGCCAAGGGCGAGATGGTCGAGGCCCTCGCTCCCGAGGGAACCGCCGTGATCAACCTCGACGACCCGCGCGTGCGGGCCATGGAGTCCCGCACCCAGGCGAAGCCGGTCTTCTTCACCGCCCACCCCGAGACGGCGGGGGCCTACGCCCAGCGCGGGACCGTGGTCGCGGCCCACGGCGCGACGGTCGACGCCGGGGGCTCCCCGGTGTTCGAGCTCTCCGTGGGCGCCCAGGCGCCCGTCCACGTGGCCAGCCGCCTCATCGGCGCCCACCACACGGGCAACCTGCTCGCGGCGGCCGCCGCGGCCCACGCCGCCGGCGTGCCCGTCGCCGAGATCGCCGAGTCCCTCTCGGCGCAGGGCCCGGGCAGCCGCTGGCGCATGCAGCGCACCGAGCGCGCCGACGGTGTCACCGTCATCAACGATGCCTACAACGCCAACCCCGAGTCCATGCGCGCGGCGCTGCAGACCCTTGCCGACCTCGGTCGCGGCCGGCGCACGTGGGCCGTCCTCGGCGCCATGCTCGAGCTCGGAGACGAGTCGATCGCCGCGCACACCGCCGTGGGCACCCTCGTGGTGCGCCTGAACATCGACCGGCTCGTGGTGGTCGGCCGTGAGGCCCGCCCGCTCTACGTCTCGGCCGTGAACGAGGGCTCGTGGGGCAACGAGACTAGCTTCGTCGAGGACGTCGACGCCGCGTACGCACTGCTCGACGAGGAGCTCGCGCCCGGCGACCTCGTCCTGGTCAAGTCCTCCAACGGCGTCGGCCTGGGGGCCCTGGGCGATCGGATAGCATTGCCGCAGCAGCCGGCCACCGCGGACATCCAGGAACGGAGCTGA
- the mraY gene encoding phospho-N-acetylmuramoyl-pentapeptide-transferase, producing MIALLIGGGLALLFGLVGTPLFIRLLVRRGYGQFIRDDGPTTHHTKRGTPTMGGAVFVLASVVAYYLTHLITWLMNPAATGPTVSAALLLFLMVGMGLVGFLDDFIKITKQRSLGLSARAKLIGQGLVGIAFSLLVLQFPDHRGLTPASTHISFLRDIPWLDLAFGGTVLGAILFVIWSNLIVTAASNGVNLTDGLDGLAAGASIMVFGAYTIMGIWQSNQACGSARVIGSVCYGTRDPLDLALLAAIMSAALVGFLWWNTSPAKIFMGDTGSLAIGAAVAGFAILTRTELLLIIIGGLFMLITLSVILQVGYFKATKGKRLFKMAPLQHHFELKGWAEVTVVVRFWILAGLCVAGGLAVFYAEWVAGL from the coding sequence GTGATCGCACTGCTGATCGGCGGCGGTCTCGCCCTCCTCTTCGGGCTTGTGGGGACCCCGCTCTTCATCCGTCTGCTCGTGCGGCGGGGATACGGCCAGTTCATCCGGGACGACGGCCCCACCACCCACCACACCAAGCGCGGAACGCCGACCATGGGCGGCGCGGTGTTCGTGCTGGCCTCGGTCGTGGCGTACTACCTCACCCACCTCATCACCTGGCTCATGAACCCGGCGGCCACCGGTCCGACGGTGTCTGCGGCCCTGCTCCTGTTCCTCATGGTCGGCATGGGCCTCGTCGGGTTCCTCGACGACTTCATCAAGATCACCAAGCAGCGGAGCCTGGGGCTGAGCGCGCGCGCCAAGCTCATCGGGCAGGGCCTCGTGGGCATCGCGTTCTCCCTCCTGGTCCTGCAGTTCCCGGACCACCGCGGCCTGACCCCGGCGTCCACGCACATCTCGTTCCTGCGGGACATCCCCTGGCTGGACCTGGCCTTCGGCGGCACGGTCCTGGGCGCAATCCTGTTCGTGATCTGGTCCAACCTGATCGTCACCGCCGCGAGCAACGGCGTGAACCTGACCGACGGCCTGGACGGGCTCGCCGCGGGCGCCTCGATCATGGTCTTCGGCGCGTACACGATCATGGGGATCTGGCAGAGCAACCAGGCCTGCGGCTCGGCCCGGGTCATCGGGTCCGTGTGCTACGGGACCCGCGACCCGCTCGACCTCGCGCTGCTCGCCGCCATCATGAGCGCGGCCCTGGTCGGATTCCTGTGGTGGAACACGTCGCCGGCCAAGATCTTCATGGGGGACACGGGCTCGCTCGCGATCGGCGCCGCGGTCGCCGGCTTCGCGATCCTCACCCGCACCGAGCTGCTCCTGATCATCATCGGCGGCCTGTTCATGCTCATCACGCTCTCGGTCATCCTGCAGGTGGGCTACTTCAAGGCCACCAAGGGCAAGCGGCTGTTCAAGATGGCGCCGCTGCAGCACCACTTCGAGCTCAAGGGCTGGGCCGAGGTGACCGTGGTGGTCAGGTTCTGGATCCTCGCCGGGCTCTGCGTCGCAGGTGGCCTGGCTGTCTTCTACGCAGAGTGGGTGGCTGGACTGTGA